In the Leishmania mexicana MHOM/GT/2001/U1103 complete genome, chromosome 34 genome, CTCCGCGGAAACGGTGAAAGGGAGATAAAAGTGTAGTGAGAGTTTgtgcgggggagagaggttgtgaaggggggaagggaggaggggcacacAATTTCTCAGGACCGGGGGTGCGTCCTACCGCATCCACCCCGGCTGGGAGATGCCGCTTCACGTGGATGCCTGCGGAGATCCTCCGGATGCGTGGTGtagcagacacacacgtataAGCCTATAGATCCCTTGATTCGTTTTCTGGGGAAGTACACTCACGAAGCCATAGGCTAGAGGCCCGCCTCCAACACGGAACCGGCGGGGTGGAGGGCGGTGGGCAGGACCAGCACAGATTGAAAAATAAAGAATAGAGAGGGAAATCAGAGCCACCCTTGCGGTCTTGaggacagagagggggagaacgTCACAGCACAGGGCGGCAGGCGTTCTCACTTGCATTTCAAGCACGTGCTCGCTGGAGATTTTGCTGTTGCCACTTTCCCATCCGTCAGTCGTTATGGCCTCCATAAAGGTCGCCCTTGCGGCTGACAGGAGATAGAATAGGAAGGGATGAGAAGGCCTGGGGAGTCACAGGAGCGTCCGTTTCACCAAAGTTCGCCCGCATTGGATATTACTCATCTCCGTTTGCCGCGCACCTCGCTTACGCGtggggaaagggagaagtCAGTCAATGCGGGAGTGTGGTCGTGGTAAGATGGCGCGCAGTACGTGAGTGAGGAGAAACCACTAGCTCTGCTCCAGTTCTCTTTTCCGTTGTTCTCGTCTCCGCGATGGCGCCATCACATACGTGCCACAATTTCTTCGCTCTAGCTCCGCGGACGCAACCTACAGAAGTCGCTTCCACAGAACCAAGAAGAGAAAACAGACGCTCAACTCTCCTCCACATCTCGCCAGACTCGCTTCTTTCGGTTTCCTTGCTTTGTGCTGAGCATCTCCATCAGTTTAGTGTCACACACAGAACAACGATAGAAAAAGAGGGTGAAGGGGGCCATTGTGGCTTCCATACATACCatgaggtggggtgggtggtgcgATCGTGCCTCACGGTGCAGCCGCGAAAAATAGGCGAAGAGGAAGTGGGAGCAACACCTCAAGATGCGCGTAGAACACACCGAGCAAGCGATTCTTCCATGAAAAGAGGACTAATaagaagcagcaggcgaaCACAGCCGCGGGAAACGCGGAAACGACACAAAGAAGGCCTATCATGGGCCCTCCCACCGTCTCCATAAACCATACAGATGGGAAAACGGAGAGAGGAGTCCCTTACGGCGAACGAGAAACGAATACggcgacacagacacagacacacatgccCTCTCGGCTGCATGTCCACACTATCGAGCACGTCAAGAGTAAAGAAACAccaaggggggaggggagggtagCCAGTCTCCAAGAGGAATAAGGTGCAGAGAAGCCGCTGCCTGGAGCTGTCAATGGTGTcacgtttttcttttttcgtttcaATGTGCCTACTCTGCCATAGAGCGTCAGCTCGACTCGAGTCTACCAAGCCTCCTACAGGCCCATCAcctggtgcgaagcagcggtaGACACACGTCGCAGCAATGCCAGGACCTCCGCCTCAAACTCTGCCCACCCATATCTTCGCAagtcgcctcacagccgctttcacatcatgccggtcgccgcTTGGTGCATCCGCCTCGAGTTGACACTGAGGCTCCCCCACGGGTAGGCGGTggtgagggccgggggcggggtacgctcgagtcacgctaAAACCTTCCCGAATCGCATGGATGGCATCAGCGGGTGCACTGTCGCGGGTCGCTCTGAAGCAACGCCGCCCAGGACGTGGCCGCCTACGTCAGTGGCGATACATTGGTCTGACCTCCTCTGCATCGTGGGTACCTGACCCTGTCGCCAGAGGAAGCGTTTTGGCATGGGCATAGATAGGGAGGGCGCACGGGACCCTGGAATGGGACCCAGACAGGtgtctcccctctcccccgtcATCAGGGtttgagggggaggaggagttcatcacacgcgcagcacggTTGAGCGAAGGGTAGAAATCTGGTAGAAACACAGCGCACATAAAAGGTGCGACCCCTATGCAGACGCACAGTCACGCATGCACTTAGGGACACAGCTGCAGAGGAAAAGACGAACGTTCTCCGACGCTTCGGAGCATTGGCACGTATCGAATACAAACCGCGATAtaagaagggggagagaaaccGGAGAGCTTGCCAGACGAATCGGAATCTGGCGTAGGGCTGAACCGAAAGACGAAGACAACTaaagaagagaaggggaggcggcgaatatgagcagcagcaccatccGTGATTGCcaaggagagggagcacgtgtgtgtgtgggtgtgtctgccttccgttttcttttttctttgcacAGGGTGGCTATCGAAGGGTGCGGTGTATCACCTCCGGCTCCCTGTGCTGTCCAGGACGCTGCTTATGTTTGTTTGCGTGCGCCTTTTTCCTGCCAAAGATGGGGCACAGcacatgcgcatgcgcacagaaAACGATGAGAGTGTccaggaagaagaagagagagacagtTTAACATGAAGAAGAACCGAGTGCCGCAGGGCCgatggggagggagaggggcacgGGGTCGGGAGAAGCAAAGGAAAAGTGcgagaaaaacaaaaaaaggatgtgtgggggagggggagcggaagagtgcaccaccacccccaccaccgccgccatcttTTCTGCATCTCTCATCGACAATCTGCCCTCCATCGCCATAGATGATCACTGCGCTCTCGAACTTCGATCCCGCTCTTGCCTTTACGTGCCTTTCACAAACGCGCGCATCGAGAACCAAGCTCGGCAAAAAAGAGCATGAGGCAACCCGCTCGACTGTAGGCATGCGCCAACTCTGTTCGATCATCAGACAGATTACTATTTCCACTGTGATGAGGAACACACTGCCCTCGTCTATTGAAAggcgcgtgcgggtgcgggtgcaggTTTACGCACGTGGCCTCAAGCAAGTTTCTCCTGTGGCAAAGCAGACCACCACAACGTGGGGCTGCGGTTCATTACCACACGATAGAGGAAGCcaagcgcgtgcgcacctgcCTTTCGAGGTGGGCGAATGCGGCGTGGGCTCCGGCAGACAACCCCTGGGTAGCGACGTGGCCGGGGTGGGCCTGGGTAATTTTCCATGTATGGACTACCCCACCACTACACGTGGTTACGCGCGGGCACCGTCACACACTTTTTCGCTCTCCGAATCGACGCGTCTTTTGCGGTGCGGTGATGTGAAAAAAATGTGCAATGCCCGATATGCGTCAACATCTTCACCTGCTCTGCTCCTCTCACGGTCAACCTTGCCCGCATCCTCGGGGTCGACGAGCTTGTAAAAGTCGCGCCTTGGATGTGTGGCCACCGCTGCGAAGAGTCCCCTGAACATTTGTTGTGTAGCCCACGATTTGCAGAAAAACGCAGTCGCCATGGGATCGCTGACGCCAGTGCTACAAGAATTGATGTCACCGTCCACCACTCCCAGTTTTTTTCTGCGAGCCGTTTGTGCTCCCCAACCCATTCCTGCCTCCGCCAAAGGAGGCACCTGACCCGTCTCCGCCGTCGGTGCATACCGTCCAAAGTACCTCTCTTTCCATCCTTTCTAGATTATGCACTGCCTCGGCTTCGCGCTTCGATCAGCCAGATGGGGAGTTGTTGGGGTAGGAAAAGACACGTGAGCCAACAGAGGGAAGCTTCCGCGTACAGGAAACTGTGTCGCCGCCCGAGGTAGTACCCTGGGTTTACGTTTTTGCGATGTGGCGCACAAGCAGAAGAGCTCGCGCATGGGGGGCGCCGAACGGTCACAGATGGTGCCCCGCTACCATAGCACTCCCCAGTGATCACGCCTCAAGGAAAAATATACGAGGTGCTCATTCAACAAGTGCACAgaaggcacgcacacgaatGACCTCTCACCCTTTCCACCTCTACTTCAGGCTGATAACGCGGAAAAGAAAGGCTGCTCATCCCTGATATTCCTTTTTttggtggggaggggggaactTCTCGCACGTGTGGATGTCCAAGTGCGCGTCGATCACCGGAAAGTTGCGTACAATCCTCACTCGTTTGGAGAAGGGCCCGAGACACAGCCTGttgacgcacacacacacattcgCCCATGAAATTCGAATACGACAGCCACGTAAAAAGACACAGagcagaagaagaagggTAGAGACAAAAACAAAATAAAATAAGAAAGGAAGAACGCATCGATAGCCAACAAGGAAGAGTAGACGCCAAATAAAAAGgaaggcgaggcggcggggggaggaggaggcgccatctctccttccctccctccctccctcccgcacGCTGTACTCGTTGTCGGTGTGGAGAGGCCGTCACTTCGTTTTCCGTGAACACGAAACAGACAAAGCCGCCAGGGGGCGGGAGAGCCAAGAGAGCAAAGCAGCCACAAGGGAAAACAAAAGGCAGAGCGCGCGGAAACAAGAACAGTAaagcgcatgcacacacgtgtgcgagaAGCAGCATAGAACAAGGAATGCACGTTTCCTCTTCTGACGCGGTGTTCTTTCACGGCGTGTTTTCGTCCCTGCCGAGATCGTATTCGCGATCGCGGCACAGCGCTGAGAGTAGACCGAGCGCACATGAATGGTAAGCGTGGACAGTCATGGAAGTGGAGGACACGAGAGACCAGAAAAGCACCGACATTTGGCGTTCTGCCTGCTTACAGCTTCGCCCATTGCGACAGCTTCACGGCGGCGTTCCAGGCATCCAGGCGAGCCTTGCGCACCTGCTCATCTGTCGTGACTGGGGCCACAGTCTCGCCGCGCAGGTGATCCTTGGCCGTCTTCTGCACCTCCTCGATCGACTTCCAGACGCCAACAGCCAGGCCAGCGCAAAGGGCGGCGCCAAGAGCGGTCGTTTCGGTGAGATGCGGGACGTAAAGGTTCACACCCAGGATGTCAGCCTGCATCTCCATGAGCAGGCGACTGCGCGTGAGCCCACCGTCGACGCGCAGGCAGTTGATCTCAACGCCGCTGTCCTCTTTCATAGCAAGCATCACTGCGTTCACCTGCATGGAGATGGCCTCGAGGGCGGCGCGGATTATGTGCGACTTATTCGTTTTGTACGTCATGCCTACAAGGGTGCCACGAGCAGTCGGGTCCCAGTACGGGGCGAGCAGACCGCCGAAGGCAGGCACGAGCACGACTCCGTCAGTATCGCTCACTTTGCGGGCAATGCTCTCCATCTCCATGGGGTGGTCGAAGAAGCCAAGGTTGGACCGCATCCACTCCAccgtggcgccggcgccagcaATGGAGCCCTCCAGGGCAAATTTGGCCGGCTCGGTACCCAGTTTATACGCAATAGTGCCAAGCAGGCCGTGCTTCGAGAACTGCGGCTCCGCACCCACGTTCATGAGCACAAAACAGCCTGTGCCATACGTGTTCTTGGCATCACCCTTTTGCAGACCTATGTGGCCAAACAGGGCACTCTGCTGGTCGCCAATGCAGCCCGTCACGGGCGTCGGCACGCCGAGAGCATCGCGGATGCCGTGATCGTTGGCTGTGACATCGCAGTAGCGCTCGCTGTTGCTGCGAATCTCCGGCAGTGCGGCGCGTGGAATGTCGAGCTCCTGGCAGAGCTTGTCGCACCACTGCTGCGTCCTCAGGTTCATTAGGAAGGTGCGACTGGCGTTGGACACATCCGTCACAAACACCTTGCCCTCGCTCAGCTTCCACAGCAGCCACGTCTCGATAGTGCCGAGGAGTAGCGAGCCGCTCTtacgcgccgcggcgacggctggGACATTTTCCAACATCCATCGGAACTTGAAGGCGGTGAAGTAGGTGCTAACGGGCAAGCCAGTAATCTTGGCGGCAAAgttgctgtcgccgccgccacattGTGTCGCGATGCGGTTGCTCACCTCATAGGTACGGGCGTCGCTCCACACAATGGCGTTGCACAGTGGCTTCCCGGTCTTGCGGTCCCAGGCGACACCCGTCTCACGCTGATTCGTGATACCTATCGCTGCCACTTTGGCGAGCTTGGGGTCTTTTGACCGCAGCTTCTTCAGCGCCTCGGcaaggca is a window encoding:
- a CDS encoding putative glycerol kinase, glycosomal is translated as MPCVASIDQGTTSSRCIIFDETFTILSAHQLFHKQITPRPGWLEHDPEEIYSNCCLCLAEALKKLRSKDPKLAKVAAIGITNQRETGVAWDRKTGKPLCNAIVWSDARTYEVSNRIATQCGGGDSNFAAKITGLPVSTYFTAFKFRWMLENVPAVAAARKSGSLLLGTIETWLLWKLSEGKVFVTDVSNASRTFLMNLRTQQWCDKLCQELDIPRAALPEIRSNSERYCDVTANDHGIRDALGVPTPVTGCIGDQQSALFGHIGLQKGDAKNTYGTGCFVLMNVGAEPQFSKHGLLGTIAYKLGTEPAKFALEGSIAGAGATVEWMRSNLGFFDHPMEMESIARKVSDTDGVVLVPAFGGLLAPYWDPTARGTLVGMTYKTNKSHIIRAALEAISMQVNAVMLAMKEDSGVEINCLRVDGGLTRSRLLMEMQADILGVNLYVPHLTETTALGAALCAGLAVGVWKSIEEVQKTAKDHLRGETVAPVTTDEQVRKARLDAWNAAVKLSQWAKL